From the Primulina tabacum isolate GXHZ01 chromosome 3, ASM2559414v2, whole genome shotgun sequence genome, one window contains:
- the LOC142540650 gene encoding high mobility group B protein 10-like: protein MVKMSSDPPSEKPNTKECSSSKSEAEYQEILQNPDVFLQKLKAFHSYYGTKFRMPTMGGNRLDLHLLFVEVTSRGGIEKVLGDRRWKEITGVFKFPSSVTNASFVLRKYYMSLLYHFEQIYYLRKEEPSLSVSANKSSNGFTLSHSLNSAAPNQVWVGPNLDDGSLVTGTIDGKFDDGYLITVNLGSEELKGVLYHIPTSPNTSQGVSSSCEAAPGFHKKYHAHEKGTSGKVKCAIASHPTMLKSGWAYFAVA, encoded by the exons atggtgaaaatgtcaaGCGACCCACCATCTGAAAAGCCTAATACAAAGGAATGTTCTTCCAGTAAATCCGAAGCTGAGTATCAAGAAATTCTCCAAAACCCGGATGTTTTCTTGCAAAAGCTCAAGGCTTTTCACTCGTATTACGGTACCAAATTCAG GATGCCTACCATGGGCGGAAATCGTTTGGATCTACATCTGCTTTTTGTGGAGGTGACCTCTCGAGGTGGCATTGAAAAA GTTCTAGGAGATCGTAGATGGAAGGAAATTACCGGAGTCTTCAAGTTTCCGTCCTCCGTTACCAATGCGTCATTTGTGTTGCGAAAATATTATATGTCGTTACTTTATCATTTTGAGCAGATTTACTATCTTCGAAAAGAAGAACCATCACTCTCTGTTTCTG CAAACAAGAGTAGCAACGGATTCACATTGTCGCATTCTCTTAACAGTGCTGCACCAAATCAAGTTTGGG TGGGTCCTAACCTGGATGATGGCAGCTTAGTCACTGGAACAATTGATGGTAAATTTGACGATGGATATTTAATCACAGTCAATTTGGGTTCCGAGGAGTTGAAAGGTGTCCTTTATCATATTCCCACATCACCAAATACATCTCAAGGTGTTAGTAGTTCTTGTGAGGCTGCTCCAGGCTTCCATAAAAAGTACCATGCCCACGAAAAAG GTACATCAGGAAAGGTGAAATGTGCAATCGCGAGTCATCCAACCATGTTGAAATCTGGCTGGGCTTACTTCGCCGTTGCTTGA
- the LOC142540648 gene encoding GPI-anchored protein LLG1-like isoform X2, which translates to MGLCGMKCCLFVIVFLDLSTSFEASPFISDGIFGSHDSGERRLLQRRTPCPASFEFQNYTIITSKCKGPEYPPDLCCSSFKEFACLFASICREGKDGLECPGVPPPSMLSENANKNLSRNIRELLPITMLMVASLALTLQYF; encoded by the exons ATGGGTTTATGTGGGATGAAGTGTTGTCTCTTTGTAATTGTGTTTCTCGACCTTTCCACCTCTTTCGAAGCTTCCCCTTTCATTTCAG aTGGTATATTTGGATCCCACGATTCAGGTGAAAGGAGGCTCCTTCAGCGTAGAACAC CTTGCCCCGCAAGCTTCGAGTTCCAGAACTATACCATCATCACCAGCAAATGCAAGGGACCTGAATACCCACCCGACCTATGTTGTTCTTCCTTTAAAGAGTTCGCAT GTCTCTTCGCTAGTATCTGCCGAGAAGGGAAAGATGGGCTTGAATGCCCTGGAGTGCCTCCACCATCGATGCTATCAGAGAATGCTAACAAAAATCTCAGCAGGAATATACGCGAACTACTGCCAATAACAATGCTTATGGTCGCTTCCCTGGCATTAACTCTGCAGTACTTTTGA
- the LOC142540652 gene encoding putative 4-hydroxy-4-methyl-2-oxoglutarate aldolase 2, which produces MAYFAITDACDANEPFLESGDIRILPPIFQMYGKRRAFSGRIVTVKVFEDNILVREFVASKGHGRVLVIDGGGSMKCALIGGKLSQKARNNGWAGIVVNGCIRDVDDINACDIGVRALAAHPKKPKKNGSGERHNRIYIAGAEIHDGEWLYADTDGIIVSKTELSL; this is translated from the coding sequence ATGGCTTATTTTGCAATCACCGACGCTTGTGATGCAAATGAACCATTTCTTGAAAGTGGTGACATTCGAATCCTACCCCCTATCTTCCAAATGTATGGGAAACGTCGAGCGTTCTCCGGCCGTATCGTCACTGTCAAGGTATTTGAGGACAACATATTGGTTAGAGAGTTTGTTGCAAGCAAAGGCCATGGTAGAGTTCTTGTAATAGATGGTGGGGGTAGCATGAAGTGTGCTTTGATTGGAGGAAAACTAAGCCAAAAAGCTCGAAACAATGGTTGGGCCGGAATAGTTGTCAATGGTTGTATCCGAGATGTGGATGATATCAATGCCTGTGATATTGGGGTTAGAGCATTGGCAGCACATCCCAAGAAACCAAAGAAAAACGGCTCCGGTGAGAGGCACAACAGGATTTATATCGCAGGGGCTGAAATTCATGATGGAGAGTGGTTGTATGCAGATACTGATGGTATTATCGTATCCAAAACAGAGCTCTCTCTCTAG
- the LOC142540648 gene encoding GPI-anchored protein LLG1-like isoform X1 has protein sequence MGLCGMKCCLFVIVFLDLSTSFEASPFISDGIFGSHDSGERRLLQRRTPCPASFEFQNYTIITSKCKGPEYPPDLCCSSFKEFACPFVDSLNDLRNDCAEIMFSYIYINGNYPTGLFASICREGKDGLECPGVPPPSMLSENANKNLSRNIRELLPITMLMVASLALTLQYF, from the exons ATGGGTTTATGTGGGATGAAGTGTTGTCTCTTTGTAATTGTGTTTCTCGACCTTTCCACCTCTTTCGAAGCTTCCCCTTTCATTTCAG aTGGTATATTTGGATCCCACGATTCAGGTGAAAGGAGGCTCCTTCAGCGTAGAACAC CTTGCCCCGCAAGCTTCGAGTTCCAGAACTATACCATCATCACCAGCAAATGCAAGGGACCTGAATACCCACCCGACCTATGTTGTTCTTCCTTTAAAGAGTTCGCATGTCCGTTTGTAGATTCTTTGAACGACTTAAGGAATGATTGTGCTGAAATCATGTTCAGCTATATTTATATCAACGGAAATTATCCAACAGGTCTCTTCGCTAGTATCTGCCGAGAAGGGAAAGATGGGCTTGAATGCCCTGGAGTGCCTCCACCATCGATGCTATCAGAGAATGCTAACAAAAATCTCAGCAGGAATATACGCGAACTACTGCCAATAACAATGCTTATGGTCGCTTCCCTGGCATTAACTCTGCAGTACTTTTGA